AAATTGCCTAAGCCCGATGCCTCCTTCTTTGGCTTTGGTAATAACGAGTTAGGCTTCTTTCGCATTCCGGATTTCGACTACAGGCTAGAAACACCTGACCCTGCCCCGACTGCTCTGATCAAAGTGAGTGGGGGGAAGCTCTCGGCTGAGGCGGTGCAAGCTGAACTAGCTCGATTCATTACAAAAGAATGGGTTTGGGAGGCGCTACCCCATAGTGATGATTCCTTCTTGGTGGTATTTCCCTCAGTTGATGAACTGATTAGGATGGCTGATGTGGAGTTCACTCTCAAAAATCATGGagttactctcaccatctctgaaTGGAAGGATGCTAGTGATGTTGAACCCAGTTATCAATTGGACGAGGTTTGGGTTCATGTGAGGGGAGTACCTCACGCTTGGAGGCATTATTTGGGTTTTTGGGCCCTAGGATCGGTAATCGGCGCCACTCTTGATGTAGACATGTACACCTATAGAAAGATGGGCGTCATCAGACTGCTTGTTGGTGTGATGAGCAGAGATCCACTACCCCTGACCACCGATATTGTTTTTGACAAGAAGGGATACGAGATCACCTATTCTATAGAGGATAAGAACTTCATTCCTGCATCTCCGGTGATTTTTAGGGAGGAGTCTCGTAATGGTGGTGGGGGTGGTATGGACAAGGTTTCTGAACAAGAGGATAAAAGTCCAGAACATGCTTTCAAAAAGCATAAATTAGATGGGAAGGGGGGTGGTGCTGGTTCTATGGCAGGGGGTTTTGGTGATGGAGAAGATTCTCCAATGCTTGGGGCTGCTGCCATTTCACCCTTGGAGAAGGCTAATGAACCTGTGCCtgctgtgatgaagggttttcctttgctcaacttgtctgcCCTGCATTCTGTACGTCCCTCTTTGAATGGCCGAACTGGGGCAGATCTGAAGCTGCATAAGAATGGAATGTCATCTGCTGCTGGGTTTCTTTCTGGTGGCAAAAGGAGCTCTGTTGTTGGGTCATATGATACTAATGGCTGCAACTTAATGCTACAGAGTATTCTTGATGAGCAGATAGTGAGTAACATGACAGGGGCTGACCCGACTGGTGTGATTAACTCTGTACACACGACCAGGATTGTGCCTGACGCAAGCAGCTGGTCCAAGGTACATGCTTTCCTCCCTCCCTCGCTTGAATTTGGTCCTACTATGCGTACTGAATTTTATCAGCAGGCTGCACGACAGAAGCATAGAATGCAGAATATTTACTCACAACTTTCTGCTGGAGTATTTTCTTGTGGCAAAAGGAATATTGTTGTTGGGTCAGATAGCACTAATGGCTGCAACTTTTTGCTACAGAATATTCCTGATGAGCAGTTAGTAAGTAACAAGAAGGGGGTTGGTCCGTCTGTTGTGCTTACTTCGGCACACACGGCCATGAATATGCCAGCGGCATGTTGCTGGTCCATGGTACATGTTTGTCCCCCTCCCATTCTTGAAATTTATCCTCCTCCTATGCAGACTGAATATTCTTTGCAGCCTGCATTCCAGGGACAGAGGAGTTTTGCATTTGAAAGGGAGGGCCAGCCGATGGATGATGTAAGGAAGATTGAACGCAGTTTGCATATTGGGGCGGGGCAAGTAAAATTGCCCATCCCACCGGAGAAGAAACTGATGCCTCCGGGGAAAGGTTCGAATTTTTTTCCATTATACAAAAACAATTCAGACTCACCTGCTTTTGTTCGTAGAAGTGCACGCTTTATTGCCTTATCTAAAGATGGATCTACTCATGTAGATGAGGATTCTACTTTGAAGGCTATGAAGAGGGCTTCTCGTCGCAATCTTGATGGCGATTTGAGTGGATTCAAGCCGGCTGGTCAAGCGCTACGCACGGTGTCCACTTCATCTCTTCCGATTGGGCCGTTTCAGTCAGGTATGGAGCAAGCTTCGGCTGTCACTGCTATCAATGATCTGTCAAATCTTTCTTGTGCCAGTAAGCTAAAAAAGATAGGATTCATGTTGGGCGATGATGAGTTTGCAGTTAATAGATCGATCAATGGTTTAAAAAAAATGGAATTGGATAGGAAGGCTACTAATTCACACACTACTCTTGAATCACCCAGCTTGGAAGAGAGCAATACAGGCAACTCTTGCTCGGTGAGTGATGAGGAGGTTGATGAAATAAACAATGACCTCTTAACTCACCTACTAAAGGATGTAGCTGATGCGAACTTTGACGATGTAGACCTGGACACAAAAATTTGTGATCTTATGGCATCTGCAAGACAGTCAAAAAAGCGCCCTAAAAATCATAAAAGCCAATATGGTGGGGGTATGTCGAAACAAAAAATGAATGGTTCCTAATGAAGGGCTTTTTCTGGAATAGCAGAGGTCTTTCAGACTTGGCTAAATATCGTTACATTTCGGAGGCTGTGAGGGACCACAACCTAGACTTCTTAGCGATAATGGAAACCGGAAAGCAGGATATGTCCACTGCAAATTTGGCGCGTCTGTCTGGTGGAGTAGATTTTATCTGGCACTGTCTTCCACCGAGGGGCAGATCTGGTGGCATCCTTCTGGGAGTTAGAGCGGATGCTTTTGATGTAACCCTTATCGCTGAAGGAAAATTTTACATTAAATTCCATCTGTGCAATAGAACAGATAACTTCAAATGGATTTTGATGGTTGCGTATGGCCCAGCTCAAGAAGAATTCAAATCAGCTTTTCTAACGGAGCTTGTTCGGGCTTGCCATCAGATTTCTCTTCCGTTCCTCATTGGGGGGGATTTTAATATAATGAGAAGCAGTAAGGAGAAAAACAATGACAGGTTTAATGGTCGCTGGCCTTTTCTCTTCAATGCTGTGATAGATAGCTTGGATTTAAGAGAAATAGACCTAACAGGTAGACAATATACCTGGGCA
This portion of the Zea mays cultivar B73 chromosome 2, Zm-B73-REFERENCE-NAM-5.0, whole genome shotgun sequence genome encodes:
- the LOC103647970 gene encoding uncharacterized protein isoform X2 — protein: MHIRISGCITGMQGTADTARWSTAASRYGWTRTRPSAPARRPASTARTASCRSSGGSCRQTQSMSASTSLAKSSSEQSAFVELMAEDSGGWACSPRTRRSNHGRLRQACKLIHAKHFGSPEEDDKVFTKIESNRNVRLRRGPKARIMASAHPFWTHKSVSSGGNEIISGVNAGGLSSPEESRAILPRTTCTSSSSCGWDSKVGRGPQVNSSDSVLADLIKRAKAFGKPRSCLFRLHQGKVPRPVAVDLKGAILSSHSPSYAEMAARPPAPASRSSEAAHRPFVPNSRLPGMAVSRQSDGWRGRTSPRQGRGFGVQPQRHGPGHGGPLGRGSLGRGAAGRGGRFPPQPRFQQYGEVPAASQETMPQAATADGMSWMPRDAERRQSTAAPPGNSVKAKKLKSPLCFRCKLSGHLNDECKADLDCVVCNKKNSHVVAKCPLLKLPKPDASFFGFGNNELGFFRIPDFDYRLETPDPAPTALIKVSGGKLSAEAVQAELARFITKEWVWEALPHSDDSFLVVFPSVDELIRMADVEFTLKNHGVTLTISEWKDASDVEPSYQLDEVWVHVRGVPHAWRHYLGFWALGSVIGATLDVDMYTYRKMGVIRLLVGVMSRDPLPLTTDIVFDKKGYEITYSIEDKNFIPASPVIFREESRNGGGGGMDKVSEQEDKSPEHAFKKHKLDGKGGGAGSMAGGFGDGEDSPMLGAAAISPLEKANEPVPAVMKGFPLLNLSALHSVRPSLNGRTGADLKLHKNGMSSAAGFLSGGKRSSVVGSYDTNGCNLMLQSILDEQIVSNMTGADPTGVINSVHTTRIVPDASSWSKNIPDEQLVSNKKGVGPSVVLTSAHTAMNMPAACCWSMGQRSFAFEREGQPMDDVRKIERSLHIGAGQVKLPIPPEKKLMPPGKDEDSTLKAMKRASRRNLDGDLSGFKPAGQALRTVSTSSLPIGPFQSGYPFGVTEAIKLGHPSARGAATVGCGGFATLGANGHGLFFPGAWVAI
- the LOC103647970 gene encoding uncharacterized protein isoform X1; the protein is MHIRISGCITGMQGTADTARWSTAASRYGWTRTRPSAPARRPASTARTASCRSSGGSCRQTQSMSASTSLAKSSSEQSAFVELMAEDSGGWACSPRTRRSNHGRLRQACKLIHAKHFGSPEEDDKVFTKIESNRNVRLRRGPKARIMASAHPFWTHKSVSSGGNEIISGVNAGGLSSPEESRAILPRTTCTSSSSCGWDSKVGRGPQVNSSDSVLADLIKRAKAFGKPRSCLFRLHQGKVPRPVAVDLKGAILSSHSPSYAEMAARPPAPASRSSEAAHRPFVPNSRLPGMAVSRQSDGWRGRTSPRQGRGFGVQPQRHGPGHGGPLGRGSLGRGAAGRGGRFPPQPRFQQYGEVPAASQETMPQAATADGMSWMPRDAERRQSTAAPPGNSVKAKKLKSPLCFRCKLSGHLNDECKADLDCVVCNKKNSHVVAKCPLLKLPKPDASFFGFGNNELGFFRIPDFDYRLETPDPAPTALIKVSGGKLSAEAVQAELARFITKEWVWEALPHSDDSFLVVFPSVDELIRMADVEFTLKNHGVTLTISEWKDASDVEPSYQLDEVWVHVRGVPHAWRHYLGFWALGSVIGATLDVDMYTYRKMGVIRLLVGVMSRDPLPLTTDIVFDKKGYEITYSIEDKNFIPASPVIFREESRNGGGGGMDKVSEQEDKSPEHAFKKHKLDGKGGGAGSMAGGFGDGEDSPMLGAAAISPLEKANEPVPAVMKGFPLLNLSALHSVRPSLNGRTGADLKLHKNGMSSAAGFLSGGKRSSVVGSYDTNGCNLMLQSILDEQIVSNMTGADPTGVINSVHTTRIVPDASSWSKNIPDEQLVSNKKGVGPSVVLTSAHTAMNMPAACCWSMPAFQGQRSFAFEREGQPMDDVRKIERSLHIGAGQVKLPIPPEKKLMPPGKDEDSTLKAMKRASRRNLDGDLSGFKPAGQALRTVSTSSLPIGPFQSGYPFGVTEAIKLGHPSARGAATVGCGGFATLGANGHGLFFPGAWVAI